From the genome of Phytohabitans rumicis, one region includes:
- a CDS encoding Lrp/AsnC family transcriptional regulator, whose translation MQIDDVDQRIIASLVADARASYAEIGARVSLSAPAVKRRVDRLRSAGVIRGFTAVIDPAAVGWTTEAFVELFCAGRTTPAQIGAAVRRLPEVIGAYTVSGEADALVHLRAADIAHLENALERLRNQPFVTSTRSVIVLSRLVDSPTVVAAPDPVLP comes from the coding sequence TTGCAGATCGACGACGTAGACCAGCGAATCATTGCGTCATTGGTGGCAGACGCCCGCGCTTCGTACGCGGAGATCGGCGCCCGTGTCTCCCTCTCCGCGCCGGCGGTCAAGCGCAGGGTCGACCGGCTGCGCTCGGCCGGCGTGATCCGGGGATTCACGGCCGTCATCGACCCGGCCGCGGTCGGCTGGACCACCGAGGCGTTCGTGGAGCTCTTCTGCGCCGGGCGCACCACACCGGCCCAGATCGGGGCCGCGGTGCGGCGCCTCCCCGAAGTGATCGGCGCGTACACCGTCTCCGGCGAGGCCGACGCGCTGGTCCACCTCCGCGCGGCCGACATCGCCCACCTGGAGAACGCCCTCGAACGCCTGCGCAACCAGCCGTTCGTCACCTCCACCCGCAGCGTGATCGTGCTGTCCCGGCTGGTCGACTCCCCCACCGTGGTCGCCGCCCCCGATCCCGTTCTTCCGTGA
- the ddaH gene encoding dimethylargininase, producing MQRTYSLCVTQHRMPRNRTYLMCPPEYYEVAYAINPWMDTATPVDTELALKQWERLRETLTGLGHTVHVLTPEANLPDMVYAANGAFMVDGTAYGARFKHPQRTAEAIAHRAFYESNGWTYVAPAQTNEGEGDFAFLPDAYGGLVLAGYGFRTEVAAHAEAQDVLGRPVVSLRLVEPRFYHLDTALAALDDGAIAYYPAAFSEPSQRVLRQLFPDAVTADDADAHAFGLNLVSDGRHVVLNSEATGMAQKLADAGYVPVLVELSELKKGGGSVKCCVAELRP from the coding sequence ATGCAGCGTACCTACTCTTTGTGCGTGACCCAGCACCGCATGCCGCGAAACCGGACATATCTCATGTGCCCACCGGAGTACTACGAGGTGGCGTACGCGATCAACCCGTGGATGGACACCGCCACGCCGGTCGACACCGAGCTTGCGCTCAAGCAGTGGGAGCGGCTTCGGGAGACGCTGACCGGGCTCGGCCACACCGTTCACGTGCTGACCCCCGAGGCGAACCTGCCCGACATGGTTTACGCGGCCAACGGCGCGTTCATGGTCGACGGCACGGCGTACGGCGCGCGCTTCAAGCATCCGCAGCGCACCGCCGAGGCGATCGCGCACCGGGCGTTCTACGAGTCCAACGGCTGGACGTACGTGGCGCCGGCGCAGACCAACGAGGGCGAGGGCGACTTCGCGTTCCTGCCCGACGCGTACGGCGGCCTGGTGCTGGCCGGGTACGGCTTCCGTACCGAGGTGGCGGCGCACGCCGAGGCGCAGGACGTGCTGGGCCGGCCGGTGGTCTCGCTGCGGCTGGTCGAACCGCGCTTCTACCACCTGGACACCGCGCTCGCCGCCCTCGACGACGGCGCGATCGCCTACTACCCGGCGGCCTTCTCCGAGCCGTCGCAGCGGGTGCTGCGCCAGCTCTTCCCGGACGCGGTAACCGCCGACGACGCCGACGCGCACGCCTTCGGGCTCAACCTGGTCAGCGACGGGCGGCATGTCGTCCTCAACAGCGAGGCCACCGGCATGGCGCAGAAGCTGGCGGACGCCGGTTACGTACCCGTGCTGGTCGAGCTGTCCGAGCTGAAGAAGGGCGGCGGCAGCGTGAAGTGCTGCGTGGCGGAGCTGCGCCCCTAA
- a CDS encoding ABC transporter substrate-binding protein — protein sequence MSPLDRRQALKLFAALGAAGFAAACATDDDADADPQLSDEPVKIGLVAPQTGSLKVVGDDIVNGFQLYLALNQNRLGGHPVELVTADEGGDDKSAKAAIDSLLQQGVLALTGVANSTALGAVRDTIEGAKVPLIASNGVPSSLQGVLYIWSASFVDSDPSQALGSYLTGVMPSGDRLTVIAPNSETGQDAVDTFRQAFGPTDSRLTETLWTQPSATASKNFFQATLAQVDTLKPDAVYAFYSGPVAVEFVKQFRARGLDAKIYAPGFFTDGTVLTEMGDEAEGIFTAMNYSSDLNNAANRLFATAYRREHDVAPSASAMASYDSAQVLDRAIRLAGGRPTPQQVNLMLGRVGQIDSPRGTWQFNQPRTPQQKWYLREVRQDGQVLSNVLLSELATLG from the coding sequence GTGTCGCCATTAGATCGCCGGCAGGCGCTCAAGCTCTTCGCCGCCCTGGGTGCGGCGGGGTTCGCTGCCGCATGCGCCACGGACGACGACGCCGACGCTGATCCGCAGCTCAGCGACGAGCCCGTGAAGATCGGCCTGGTGGCCCCGCAGACCGGGTCGCTGAAGGTGGTCGGCGACGACATCGTCAACGGGTTCCAGCTCTACCTTGCGCTGAACCAGAACCGCCTCGGCGGGCACCCGGTCGAGTTGGTGACCGCGGACGAGGGCGGCGACGACAAGTCCGCCAAGGCGGCCATCGACTCGCTGCTGCAGCAGGGCGTGCTGGCGCTCACCGGCGTGGCCAACTCGACGGCGCTGGGGGCCGTGCGCGACACCATCGAAGGCGCCAAGGTGCCGCTGATCGCGTCGAACGGCGTACCGAGCAGCCTGCAGGGCGTGCTCTACATCTGGTCCGCCTCGTTCGTCGACAGCGACCCGAGCCAGGCGCTCGGCAGCTACCTGACCGGCGTGATGCCCTCCGGCGACCGGCTCACCGTCATCGCGCCGAACAGCGAGACCGGGCAGGACGCGGTGGACACGTTCCGGCAGGCGTTCGGCCCGACCGACAGCCGGCTGACCGAGACGCTCTGGACCCAGCCGTCGGCCACCGCGAGCAAGAACTTCTTCCAGGCGACGCTGGCCCAGGTGGACACGCTCAAGCCCGACGCGGTGTACGCGTTCTACTCCGGCCCGGTCGCGGTCGAGTTCGTGAAGCAGTTCCGCGCGCGCGGCCTCGACGCGAAGATCTACGCGCCCGGGTTCTTCACCGACGGCACGGTCCTGACCGAGATGGGCGACGAGGCCGAGGGCATCTTCACCGCGATGAACTACTCGTCGGACCTCAACAACGCGGCCAACCGGCTCTTCGCCACGGCGTACCGCCGGGAGCACGACGTCGCGCCCTCGGCGTCCGCCATGGCCTCGTACGACTCGGCGCAGGTGCTCGACCGGGCCATCCGGCTCGCCGGCGGCCGGCCCACCCCGCAGCAGGTCAACCTGATGCTCGGCCGGGTCGGTCAGATCGACAGCCCGCGCGGCACCTGGCAGTTCAACCAGCCACGTACGCCGCAGCAGAAGTGGTACCTGCGCGAGGTGCGGCAGGACGGCCAGGTGCTGTCGAACGTGCTGCTGAGCGAGCTGGCGACGCTGGGTTAG
- a CDS encoding alpha/beta hydrolase family protein, whose amino-acid sequence MNRPAPPPDATIRYGDHPDQVADVRFPARTPDAPARPVVIVLHGGFWRSEWDRSHTGPLAAELAASGYPVIQLEYRRTGQPGGGWPGTFADIVSGITTVPRLLSLDSTPPILLGHSAGGQLALWYSMAGPAPVLGVVALAPVADLAEAYRLDLDGGAVAALLGGGPREVPDRYAEADPSGRTPRGTRSVIIHGVIDRQVPVELSRRYASVARAAGADVTLVELPDVEHFSLIDPQSGAWPVVTSALQSLHR is encoded by the coding sequence CTGAATCGCCCGGCGCCGCCACCGGACGCCACCATTCGCTACGGCGACCACCCCGACCAGGTCGCGGACGTACGGTTTCCGGCGCGTACCCCGGACGCTCCGGCGCGACCGGTGGTGATCGTGCTGCACGGCGGATTCTGGCGATCCGAGTGGGATCGGTCACACACCGGCCCGCTCGCCGCCGAGCTGGCCGCGAGCGGCTACCCGGTGATCCAGTTGGAGTACCGGCGGACCGGGCAGCCGGGCGGTGGCTGGCCGGGCACCTTCGCCGACATCGTGTCCGGGATCACGACCGTGCCCCGGCTGCTGAGCCTCGACTCAACCCCGCCGATCCTGCTCGGCCACTCGGCCGGCGGCCAGTTGGCGCTGTGGTACTCGATGGCGGGTCCGGCGCCGGTGCTCGGCGTAGTGGCGCTGGCCCCGGTCGCCGACCTCGCCGAGGCGTACCGGCTGGATCTGGATGGTGGCGCGGTGGCCGCGCTTCTCGGCGGCGGCCCGCGCGAGGTGCCGGACCGGTACGCGGAGGCCGACCCCTCCGGGCGGACTCCCCGAGGTACACGGAGCGTGATCATCCACGGTGTGATCGATCGACAGGTTCCGGTCGAGCTGAGCCGCCGGTACGCGTCGGTCGCCCGCGCCGCCGGAGCCGACGTCACACTGGTTGAGCTGCCCGACGTGGAGCATTTTTCCCTTATCGACCCGCAATCGGGAGCCTGGCCGGTGGTGACGAGCGCATTGCAATCGCTGCACCGCTGA